A single genomic interval of Streptobacillus canis harbors:
- a CDS encoding Mu transposase domain-containing protein, producing KINDEENIRFHQSYQKIPVKHLEKEKAFLQPLPCESIRKQYKVKTHNLKVDNSSLITYHKKKYSVPPKYIGKIINVQQIDDMLYMYCSTKLITFHQISKNNTCIIGENNGKNSL from the coding sequence AAAGATAAATGATGAAGAAAATATTAGATTCCATCAAAGTTATCAAAAGATACCAGTAAAACATTTAGAAAAAGAAAAAGCTTTCTTACAACCACTACCATGTGAAAGTATAAGAAAGCAATATAAGGTTAAAACTCATAATCTAAAAGTTGATAATTCATCTTTAATAACTTACCATAAAAAGAAATATTCAGTACCACCTAAATATATAGGTAAAATTATCAATGTGCAACAAATAGATGATATGTTATACATGTATTGTAGCACAAAACTAATAACATTTCATCAAATTTCTAAAAATAATACATGTATAATAGGAGAAAACAATGGAAAGAACAGTTTATGA